In one Pangasianodon hypophthalmus isolate fPanHyp1 chromosome 22, fPanHyp1.pri, whole genome shotgun sequence genomic region, the following are encoded:
- the si:dkey-12l12.1 gene encoding uncharacterized protein si:dkey-12l12.1 — MNTLLWVFLLCMQGYLLTYALDCADGGMDCDSGQVERVKSRVLRHTNPDHERGAHQSQANLPGAFTAKGSPNTLIQADRSRRHLNSNKKRPLPPRSRVGSYSLLSHNPMSPLPVVRARRHAGDAAADPAIPSTMTVKQRPRRSATRKKKNTKAAVCS, encoded by the exons ATGAACACACTGTTGTGGGTTTTCCTGCTGTGTATGCAGGGCTACCTGCTAACATACGCTCTAGACTGTGCAGATGGGGGCATGGATTGTGACAGTGGCCAGGTCGAAAGGGTAAAG TCAAGGGTTTTGAGGCACACAAACCCAGACCATGAGAGGGGAGCTCACCAGAGCCAAGCAAACCTACCAGGAGCCTTTACAGCCAAGGGCAGCCCCAACACTCTAATTCAG GCTGACAGATCACGGCGTCATCTGAACAGCAATAAGAAGAGACCATTGCCTCCTAGGTCACGAGTGGGCAGTTATTCACTGCTCAGTCACAACCCTATGAGTCCTCTGCCA GTAGTGAGAGCTCGAAGGCATGCTGGAGATGCTGCTGCTGATCCGGCCATACCTTCTACAATG ACAGTGAAGCAGAGGCCCAGGAGAAGTGCAAccaggaagaagaagaacacaaaAGCTGCAGTCTGCTCATGA